The segment ttttttttttaccgtctAGCTATCACTGTTCATGAGATAGCCTGGTGActgacagcggagtcttagtaatagggttccgtttttaccctttgggtacggaacactaaaaaataaaaataattgtccaatattttctaatgatctaactgacggaccaatttttttttaaccaagaAACTACCCAATTTCCTTGTGTATCCCAATAGCTTGTCTGTGCACAAATTTCTTAATTATACCCCTAAATTAATCTCATAATGGCACTAGCTGACAGCAGGTTGCTTATGAGCTAAATACAAAGTAAATATACTTGTCAGAGCGCTAACTAGAAATATAACGTCGAACCATCGGTGGTAGAAATTAAACTGAAGATCGCCTAAAACCTGGGTTATGATTATCCTGTATTCAGGTGGCATATTCATACGCATCAGCAGGACAGACGAACAGAAATACATGCCCATAATCTGGGCGAGAATCAGCACGATGATGTTCGATGATTTGGATGATGATATTTTGTAGAAGAACTGGAAGAGAAAATATACTGTTACGACACAAAATATAATGTTACGACACAAAATATACTGTTACGACAAAAAATATACTGTCACGACACAAAATATACTGttacaacacaaaataataatagtactgttgtgtctactcttgtttctgatatcctgtcaatcgttcataggttaattggaagagatccaTTTAAAGCATAAGTTCGTCTTTGAACATCTTATTatcttgttatctgttaatttcatgtgtttttatgtacaataaagagtataggTAACATAACAATATACTGTTACGACACAAAATGACTTAATTTCAGTCAGCACCAAAGTTAGtaccagaaatatatgattaaTCCTTACCTTAGTAAGTGTAAGAAGCAACCCTCTAATGCTTGTGAAGACGATAGCACCGACCAGTATGAAGGAGACGTGTTGCGACCAGAATGCCACGTCTATCCGGAGACCTAACCAGTGCACTACCAGCTCCAGCCCGCGTGTCACCGGGTCCTTTTTGCCCACGCGGTCGAACACTATGTTTATCGTGGACTGGAAAAAAGGGGGTCCATATTAGAAAAGGTTATCATATcagacgtaggacgtccactgttggatataggcctcccccatagacctccggtttcttcggttggaagcggcctgcatcccaccgtccaccgtgaactcgcggctttaaccaggtcatccatccatctcgttggtggccGTCATAAGCTGCATCTCCATAGGAGAACTTTTTGTTCTGTCATCGTCCATCATCATCGAGGAATAtatttcaaactagcttttgcccgcggctccgcccgcgtggaattcggttatcgcgcgctgttccctcgggaactgtgcatttcccggggtaaaaagtagcctatgtcactctctggcccataaactatctctatgccaaaaatcgcgtcgatctgtccctccgtttcgacgtgaaagacagacaaacatacacactttcgcatttataatattatagtatggattatatACTCACCGGCACAAACTTtagcccactctacatacaaaaatacttattactaCATACATTTGAGGCCCAagtttttgccgctcagtatatcagAATTCAGTTTTGTACAAGACATATTCGATACTCACGATAAATATCTTCCATATGCAATACAGCGAGAAGAAATAACCCAGGAAGTTGAAGTATTTGCCCTGAAAAGTGTTAGACCAGTCTATTTTTTCACGGGCCGTCCTCGCATCATGAGCCTCAAGAAACAACTGCCGACTCAGTTCCTCTAGAGCGGCGATTTCTTGCCTGAGCTGTGTTATATCTAGaaacaaattgtcaaaaaaagatttgctagcttttatttaacgtgCAAGTCCATGTAGGTACATTAGAGATTAGTGAATTATACAAGTTTTATACAACTCACTTTCTGCCCCATAGTTCAACGGGTTAGCAATACTACCAAAGCTCGACAAAATATTCGACCAAAATCCTTTATTCCTTGAATTGGTCTGGTCCAACAACCCATATTGCTGTCTCCCTCCAACTTGGTTCTCCGCTAGTGCTATCCTTTTCTTTTTCACTAATATCATATCCATGGTTTGGAGTAGTTTCTTCTCAATTGACAGTACATCTGAGTGAGTTACAGGtctggaataataataatattatattatggttATATTATACGAGCCTCTTAGCACAGGtatttttatagttaaaaaGAGGTGCCAACTATTGTAGCTCATTGGGTTAGTTCCACTAAACGTCCGCAACGACCGtgcgggcttcatgacaagcacattaaggtcgagggttttatttggggggttgcaatcaaggtagactgcatgttacgacactgtttacgagcaagtgtgatgaaaaatatatatctacaCTATAAGTTCGTGTGTGTGTACAGCCGACAACCGAACGATAGTGTGAAGACCTGATAGccaagtaatgagggctatcgttttttgtctcactagatggcgcactgttgcgtgaagtttttaagtatagctttcaaagtctgttattacgggcgtgaaaacaaagtttagattaaaatcatatttaatacaccttaaaaccgtaccataaaaatatcgagcatgccacagtgttgcatagtttccgaaagacaaaactgtctcaaaacacagacattcatagccccgtaacgcataattgccataattaatttcagataatgcaaaatattcacaaaattattccaattataaataaacccgcgtagctcacccaaaagctatgagatttgacatttcggagacctcacgctacactagcgcctctagcggcgaattcattcgcgatagccctcattaggttaGCCCAGGATTTAAACCAGATCCTCTGCCTGAGAGGCCAGGTGagaccactatgccaccacggctatattgttttattttaccttatAAAAATAGCCATGGATGTGTATGGATAGTTGACAGCACCAAATCCTGACAGTAACGCCATCACTGTCACTCCTATGACGCCTATGCGCGACACTCCTTGCTCTATAGAGAATATACCCTGCAATTAAACACATTCTAAATCAAAATCTACTTTGTCGATTTAAAACCCCATAACTGCcacaaattattttaacagcGGCAATGGTAAAAGacccgggagacgagctgtcggtaggcctccaacaagatggagcgacgacctggttaagatcgcgagatcgaggtggatgcggaaagcacaagaccggtctgagtggagaaccTTGGGGAGGCCCTGACTGCTGATGAAAGGAAGGGTAAAAGGGTCATTCTACTTCTTACCACAGATTTTGTATCCCCAGAAGAAagtagattatacaacaagagcataaaacgagccatttcacccgaggcgttcatatagccacccgagccggtatagAGATATGTTGAGGgcaaaatggatttaatgcttgagttttacactctgcctTTCCCTTCGATTGAgagaaaatgaaatagcaacagtgaaaacaattgtacACCTTCtaggtaaagaaagaaagaaagaaagaaaatacatttattcacaacacaagacataacaatagtattaagtacaaatagacaacacgtaggaaagtatgtgtcattgcggttagGGTAGGTTAGGGTAGgtagtaccttttatttttcatgcattgctatatacttttaattttttagttatattgatttattttcattgatttgtagtttcatataaaataaaattatcaacaaATATATAgatactttttgtttgtggctgttgacacctgattaccttggtcttacgaagattttactttatgcactaaagtataaaaagtaattttatgtcgcctagatccagcataaataccaactttacgtaaatgagaagtgaaaaaatattttatctatttttatatattttttataggtaaCAAAGTTGTCAATCAGCAAAAGAGCTGAGACAGTAACATAGTTGTACATTTTCATATTCCAGGCtataaattctaaaaaaaaaagcgTGTCAAATATTCTGTGCTTATCTTTTTTTAGTAGCTAGTGTAAGTTAAAAcgcattacaaaaataaaaatttcaagattctttGTAATCGTAAAAAAAAGGGTACAATGACCCAAAACCGTGCTGTAGGAGCGCTGGCGCACAATTCACGATTAGTTTTCAATTCAAGATCTCCTTGACAAGGAACCGCAAAATTGTTAGAAAAATTTCAGGCAATATAAAAAGTCTTAACTACTATTATATTATGAACTTACTTGCTTAGGACTGAGTATAGGAAACGGGTCACCAAGCTTCCAGAAgaaatataggtatataaacCAGACACACACCGTCATTGGCCTAATCATGTTCTTGGATACTGCAACAGTTAATATaaggttaatttatttattgttcttgAAGATTTAAGTACTTcgtaagcagaattttagttgtttttgacCTCCCCTCCACCTTATCGgcaaaagtaagcaaagttcTAACTTCATGGTTACCCAAACAATGGTATAtacttttttgtaattttgaggACCAtaaatttttttacataataatatttcatttttatgtaggtagccatatttttttaaattaatgtagttgaaatgcgttgccaacctagaggcctaagatgcagtacctcacgtgccagtagtttcaccggctgtcttactctccacgctgaaacacaacagtgccagcacTGCTGAATAACCCCCCCCCCTCCATGTCATAAAAAAGAAGCTAAGCAACAATCCCCATCCTTTGGGGCTGCTTACGTAATACTAGAACAACTCCAAATACAGTAGAGATGTCATTTGATACAATGGACTTACCAAATCTTACATTGCTAATACAAAAGTATGCAATGTAAAATGGGAGGAGTGCTATCACCATGAACAGCAGAGAATACAAGCCCAAGTTCCAATGGAAGTAACGGGAACTGTGAACAataggttactttttttttatatatgaataatgaaattaatataatatcctaagcaacaaaaagttggaaaactcccgacattgtcacttcaaagttcaatatctccaaaacggctgaaccgattttgataagacatgtgtaagaaccatcgctagaacacctgctttcaaataaaaaaaaatgctttcaaattggttcacctgtttaagagctatggtgccacagacagacagacagacacacatagcggtcaaacttataatacccctctttttgcgttgggtgTTAAAAATAGGTACTACTCATCCACAACAAGTTTCGTCAGGTAACTAAACAGAATAGTCAGGTATAGGTTAGTTACATTAATCttgtaagtcctgacttttttatcatacataatTCTACAGACCGACCCGAGAATTCTAAGTTTTCTGATTTTGGAAACTagttacataaatttaaagtccatatttcattgtaaaatttGTACTCCACCAAGTACATTCGGctgttattcttacaattgatttgtactttgtgaagtacatggggacttacgaggttaagaTGAATAGGTATGGACATTTAGAAAAATTCTCACAAGATACTGAATTCTGCAAGTAGTTTTTACATACAGTAAAAGTAAACATATCATACACCAGctgaattatatttaaaaaaaaaatatttaccttgaaTCCAAGTAACCAATGATTTCAAATATAATCAGTTCAAACATAGTGCAGCTCAGTGCAAAAGTAACTGAGAATATTAACTGCACTAATGTGTGGTGAACTTCATAGTCACGGAACAGCTGCTTGACGAAAAATATCCATCCGCCCACGAAAAACACCGTCTGAAAAGAAAAGCATAACTTTgatcattttactttttttaagtgAATTTGAACGCAAAGGAAAAGACATATACGTAGTTGTAGGATGCAGAAAGCAAAAGATATATATGTGagtgaaatatttaatattaaggaGATCATTATATGTGTGTAAATACGATCAAAAACTAAtaggaaaatacaaacataacCCCAGTTTTTTACCTGAGAAATAAGAATGATTAATGTGTCCTCGAGAAAAGTCatcttattttttaagttacttCTTATTACACGGTTTCTGTATTTGTTTTTAAGAGAATTTTCGcaatattttagcaaaaagCGCAAAAAGCAAGCAAAATAGAATTTTGCACCGACTCGATCGACTGTGCGGAGTActcagtgttgccaactcctaGAAACTCGAGGCGCTAAACTCAAAATCAAGTCGCTAGAAAGTAGCTAAAAATAATTCCACCAGGAGCGAGCGGACTCAGGACTATGTCTGGGACACAAGAGGCCACTGGTGGTCTGAAAGGTTGgtataggaaaaaaaaacaacaaattataaGATCAATCAGAATTCACTGAAGttgatttgaatatttttttaaatagcgaAAGCTAGAGCATAAACGAATAgagctttaaataaataaagtttggatttggtgcgcaagcgcgtttgtcgcttTCCatggcactgtataattctagTCGTCGTCgagttgataaaaaaatgtatccatGATTGATCCTAGAACTGTTTAAATTTGaattccaaaagtcgccagatgtcgctaaaccatttttgccgtcaaaacttttttttagtcgCTAAGACTTAAGCAAAAATCGATAGTTCTAGCGACAAAAttgctaaattggcaacactggtCACTGTCAAGTCAAGCTGTCAAGTGTCaacgtcaaaataaaaaaaaaagaataacaaaTGACATTACGTTTACGTTTCATAAGACAGCTTGAACAAGAACATATTTCATGTAGGAtcagtcctggatttataaataggccgtaCCTATAGGCCGCGGCATAGGGGCGgcagcggcctaggggcggcagatttcaaaaaaatgttattttagaaacttacatagggcggcggatataaaaacccatgtaaaaataatgtcaaataaatactttttcattcattttattcattcaaagtggcctacactcataaaaaacataaatccgccactgtgtAGGATTCACATAGGATGATatttactcattaatttcattcattcttgcACAGAGAGAAAAgcaaagagaaaaataaaaagcaagcGATAGGCAGTCCTGTCGTTGTCAGAGTATAGCTACTCAAACAAAGCAAACGGGGCACTTTCTGACTTTCTGGGGCCAAATTTTACTGACACTTTCTTTTCACGGATATGGAAACTCGTAGAACGCATTCAAAATTAGCAAACTGACAAATAAGCTATTCTAAGAAACCAATACAATTGTAGTTATCATGGTCCAAATATCAACTTTGCTTTCTCAGCGTACTTTTCACATGGAgcgagataaaaaaatagatgagTTTTCTTTTCCTTATATGTATGACTTCATTTTAgcattataattatacttacaGAATATACATTCTGACTGAcggcattttatttttctgaagtcacttcataaaagaaaataagtaatatgACTGAAAATACAGTAACGTAAGTAGATGACGTGTCAGAGTAAAGTCAGTAAAGTAAAGTGCGGA is part of the Choristoneura fumiferana chromosome 29, NRCan_CFum_1, whole genome shotgun sequence genome and harbors:
- the GPHR gene encoding Golgi pH regulator, producing the protein MTFLEDTLIILISQTVFFVGGWIFFVKQLFRDYEVHHTLVQLIFSVTFALSCTMFELIIFEIIGYLDSSSRYFHWNLGLYSLLFMVIALLPFYIAYFCISNVRFVSKNMIRPMTVCVWFIYLYFFWKLGDPFPILSPKQGIFSIEQGVSRIGVIGVTVMALLSGFGAVNYPYTSMAIFIRPVTHSDVLSIEKKLLQTMDMILVKKKRIALAENQVGGRQQYGLLDQTNSRNKGFWSNILSSFGSIANPLNYGAENITQLRQEIAALEELSRQLFLEAHDARTAREKIDWSNTFQGKYFNFLGYFFSLYCIWKIFISTINIVFDRVGKKDPVTRGLELVVHWLGLRIDVAFWSQHVSFILVGAIVFTSIRGLLLTLTKFFYKISSSKSSNIIVLILAQIMGMYFCSSVLLMRMNMPPEYRIIITQVLGDLQFNFYHRWFDVIFLVSALTSIFTLYLAHKQPAVS